A window of Methanocella sp. genomic DNA:
GCTCCGATTCCCGGGTGCTCGAGCGGGCGCTCGACGACGAGATCGGGAAGGTCTTTTCTATTAAAAATATCGGGAACCGGGTCGAGCCTAACCTGGGGAGTATCGAGTACGGCGTTGGCCACCTTCACACGCCCATCCTGATGATCCTGGGCCACACCGGCTGCGGAGCCATCCACGCGTCAACGCAGGACGTGAGCGGGGAACATTACCGTATCATCCGGTCGCTGGAGTTCATCAAGCCGACGGTGGCCGAAGTCCAGAAGCTGCTGATAAAGAAAGGCGGCATCGCCGTGTACATGGCGGACCATCCGCCCACGGTGAAGCCCGTCAGCGAGGAGGCTTATTTCGAGACGCTGCTGACCGAGGCGAACGTCGACGAGCAGGTCGACACCCTGCTCAATGACGAAAAGATACGGGAACTGGTCTATACGGGCAAGCTCATGGTCGTGGGCGCCATCTACGACTTCAAGGATATCTACTCGTCGGAGAAGGGCGCGGTCTTCGTCATCAACATCAACGGCGAGACCGACGTAGAGAAGCTGAAGAAGCTCCCGGCATTGGGCGGCGATGGACGGGCCATCCTGAATAAGATCAAACGTCTGCTGGTCTATTAAGCGAAAACGTCTATTTTTTTACCGGCCTTTTATCGAGCCTTATCCTCAATTAATATTATATAAATGTATATTATATTTATACCGTAGGGTGTGGCAGGATGGACAACGCCATTTTAAAGCAGGATAAGGATAAATTTTCATATCTCGACCTTTTAGCCTCCCTGGGGTCCGCGAAGCACATCGGCGGGTGGGACGCCACGGAGAAGCTGATAGAGGCGGCCGGCATTATGCAAGGGTGGAAGGTATTGGACGTGGGCTGCGGCATGGGCAAGACGTCCTGTAGGCTGGCCGCCATGGGATGTAATGTCGTCGGCGTCGACATCATGCCCCGGATGATCAAGGAATCCAGGTCCCGTGCCCGGCTGATGGGCGTGGCGGATAAGACGACCTTCGTAGGGTGCGACGCCCGCTCGCTGCCGTTCGAGCCGGAGACCTTCGATGCGGTCGTCGTCGAGTCGGTGACCGTGTTCATGGACGATGTGGAGAAGGCCATAGAGGGATACTACCGCGTCGTAAAGAAGGGCGGCCCGGTATGCGATAACGAGGTGTGCATCACCCGGGAGACCATGGAAAAGATGGGCGAGCGGCTGGACGAACTCAAGTCTGTCTTTACGGCATTCGGCTCCACGACCAGTAAGGGCATGCTCACCTTCGAGGACTGGAAGGAACTATTCGAAAATCAGTTCGGCAGCGTTCAGGCCAGCCATTATTTGATGGACTTGAATACGGAGATGGAAACGCGCCGCGAGGACGGCCTGAAGACGTTCGCCGCCGCCATCAAGTCCATGTGGCTCTACATGACCAACCCCGACGCAAAGCGGATCATCGACGAGGGCAACAAGATGGGGCAGTTCCTCGGGGAGTTTGGGTACGGGCTATTCGTCTGCCGCAAGTGAACCACAGAGGCCACGGAGGACTATAATTCACCACTGTGACCACTGTGGTGAGATGGCGGATGCATAATTATTTATGCAAGCCGTTATCAATGTCGCCCATATGCCTCGACTGGCCGTCATCGGCGGCACCGGGTTTTACGATGTGGCGAGCGCAACGCTCAAGGAAAAGAGGGTCGTCGATACGAAGTATGGCGCGGTAGAGGTATCGTTCTATATGGCCGATGGCGAGGAGTTCGCTTTTATTCCCAGGCACGGCGCTGGCCACACCTGCGCTCCCCACAGGGTCAACTACCGTGCCAACATCATGGCGCTAAAGCAGATCGGCGTCGAGCGCATCATCGGAGTGTGCTCCGTGGGAAGCCTCAGGAAGGAAATAGAGCCCGGAGACTTCGTGCTCGTGGACCAGTTTTTGGATTTTACTAAGTCCCGGCCTTCGACGTTTTTCGATGAGGAGGGCTGCGTCGTCCACACCAACGTCACGGAGCCCTACTGCCAGGACATGAGAGAATGCATGGCTGAAGTGATGCATCGCAAGCATCGACTACATTATAAAGGCACCTACGTCTGTGCGGAAGGCCCCAGGTTCGAGACGGCGGCCGAGATACGCATGTTCGCCGCCCTCGGCGGCGACGTGGTGGGAATGACCGGCGTACCGGAGTGTGTCCTGGCCCGGGAGCTGGGCATGTGCTACGCCTGCGTCGCCGTGGCCACGAACTACGCGGCGGGCATCGGCCACGAAACCATATCCCACGGGGAAGTCGTCGAAGAAATGGAAAAGCTGGGCGCGGCCTTACAGGATTATGTCATTCGCTGCCTGTCCGTAATTCCTGAAAAGAGGGGCTGCGGCTGTAAGAGCGCGTGCCATTAAGGGTGGCCGCCGTTGGGCGACTTGATGCCCGTCATCTCATTGATCCTGATCTTGAAGATGACAATGGAGCCCATGCCAGGAGTGCCCTGTATGTGCGCCTTCCACCCGCCAGAGCGGGCGGCTTTTTTCGCCATCAGGCGCATGGCCTCCCGCTTCTCGGCCGCATCTAGCACTTCCTCGATATCGCCCCTGACGATGACGCTCTGATATTCAGTCACGTTCTCGTTATACCGGTCCACCTCAAAACAGACATGAGGGTCCCTGCGAGCCAGCGCCGTCTTCTTTCCTTCCACGGGCGAATGGATGTAGATGGCCCCGTCCTTAAACG
This region includes:
- a CDS encoding carbonic anhydrase, with product MTGTTTAGKGLATLTEKLTYNKKYSAESTKTGKYDRIVDAQHPDITLVTCSDSRVLERALDDEIGKVFSIKNIGNRVEPNLGSIEYGVGHLHTPILMILGHTGCGAIHASTQDVSGEHYRIIRSLEFIKPTVAEVQKLLIKKGGIAVYMADHPPTVKPVSEEAYFETLLTEANVDEQVDTLLNDEKIRELVYTGKLMVVGAIYDFKDIYSSEKGAVFVININGETDVEKLKKLPALGGDGRAILNKIKRLLVY
- a CDS encoding class I SAM-dependent methyltransferase; the encoded protein is MDNAILKQDKDKFSYLDLLASLGSAKHIGGWDATEKLIEAAGIMQGWKVLDVGCGMGKTSCRLAAMGCNVVGVDIMPRMIKESRSRARLMGVADKTTFVGCDARSLPFEPETFDAVVVESVTVFMDDVEKAIEGYYRVVKKGGPVCDNEVCITRETMEKMGERLDELKSVFTAFGSTTSKGMLTFEDWKELFENQFGSVQASHYLMDLNTEMETRREDGLKTFAAAIKSMWLYMTNPDAKRIIDEGNKMGQFLGEFGYGLFVCRK
- the mtnP gene encoding S-methyl-5'-thioadenosine phosphorylase; translated protein: MPRLAVIGGTGFYDVASATLKEKRVVDTKYGAVEVSFYMADGEEFAFIPRHGAGHTCAPHRVNYRANIMALKQIGVERIIGVCSVGSLRKEIEPGDFVLVDQFLDFTKSRPSTFFDEEGCVVHTNVTEPYCQDMRECMAEVMHRKHRLHYKGTYVCAEGPRFETAAEIRMFAALGGDVVGMTGVPECVLARELGMCYACVAVATNYAAGIGHETISHGEVVEEMEKLGAALQDYVIRCLSVIPEKRGCGCKSACH
- a CDS encoding pyridoxamine 5'-phosphate oxidase family protein, with the translated sequence MSGTRYLPELTEKEMLELLDAERVGRLGLNDEPQPYIVPTDFAFKDGAIYIHSPVEGKKTALARRDPHVCFEVDRYNENVTEYQSVIVRGDIEEVLDAAEKREAMRLMAKKAARSGGWKAHIQGTPGMGSIVIFKIRINEMTGIKSPNGGHP